The Puntigrus tetrazona isolate hp1 chromosome 4, ASM1883169v1, whole genome shotgun sequence genome includes a window with the following:
- the chrna2b gene encoding neuronal acetylcholine receptor subunit alpha-2 isoform X2 — MMERFENQRFFLRISLLCIILFSCCEKTHSHAEDELFKKLFDGYNKWSRPVPNTSDVVIVKFGLSIAQLIDVDEKNQMMTTNVWLKQEWNDYKLRWKPSDFDNVTSIRVPSELIWVPDIVLYNNADGEFAVTHMTKAHLFHTGKVRWVPPAIYKSSCSIDVTFFPFDQQNCKMKFGSWTYDKAKIDLERIENTVDLKDYWESGEWAIINAVGTYNTKKYDCCHEIYPDITYFFIIRRLPLFYTINLIIPCLLISCLTVLVFYLPSDCGEKITLCISVLLSLTVFLLLITEIIPSTSLVIPLIGEYLLFTMIFVTLSIVITVFVLNVHHRSPSTHKMPRWVHSVFLDLIPRWLFMRRPAPDSRRRQKLLLLQRQGQGMTSRVLGPANATLSTSTSWFRGEEESRRRFCYKDLELGTLSSAISLSLQTPSPCPLATTPPTLQKFGPSSRLELGLASRQLGGRVNVTKRPDNMMPDNPGFPLSPSVLQALEGVHYIADHLRAEDADFSVKEDWKYVAMVIDRIFLWMFIIVCLLGTIGLFLPPWLAGMI, encoded by the exons ATGATGGAGCGCTTTGAGAATCAGCGGTTCTTCCTGAGGATTTCTCTTCTCTGCATTATCCTAT TCTCTTGTTGTGAGAAGACTCATTCACACGCTGAAGATGAActctttaaaaagctgtttgATGGATACAACAAGTGGTCAAGGCCCGTACCAAACACCTCTGATGTTGTCATTGTCAAGTTTGGTTTGTCTATTGCCCAGCTGATTGATGTG GACGAGAAGAATCAGATGATGACAACAAATGTCTGGCTAAAGCAG GAGTGGAACGACTATAAACTACGCTGGAAACCTTCAGACTTCGACAATGTGACTTCCATCAGGGTTCCGTCAGAACTAATCTGGGTCCCGGATATAGTTTTGTACAACAA TGCAGACGGAGAGTTTGCGGTGACCCACATGACCAAAGCCCACCTCTTCCACACAGGTAAAGTGCGCTGGGTACCACCTGCCATCTACAAGAGCTCATGCAGCATCGATGTCACCTTCTTCCCCTTTGACCAGCAGAACTGCAAGATGAAATTCGGCTCGTGGACTTACGACAAAGCCAAGATCGACCTGGAGCGCATCGAGAACACGGTGGACTTAAAAGACTACTGGGAGAGCGGCGAGTGGGCCATCATCAATGCCGTGGGCACCTACAACACCAAGAAGTACGACTGCTGCCACGAGATCTACCCAGACATCACCTACTTCTTCATCATCCGCCGTCTGCCGCTCTTCTACACCATAAACCTCATCATCCCCTGCCTGCTCATCTCCTGCCTGACCGTGCTGGTCTTCTACCTCCCGTCAGATTGCGGTGAGAAGATCACGCTGTGCATCTCGGTCCTCCTCTCGCTCACCGTCTTCCTGCTGCTCATCACTGAAATAATCCCCTCCACCTCGCTCGTGATCCCGCTCATTGGCGAATACCTCCTCTTCACTATGATCTTTGTCACCCTGTCCATCGTCATCACCGTCTTCGTGCTTAACGTCCACCACCGCTCGCCCAGCACTCATAAGATGCCCCGTTGGGTTCACTCAGTCTTCTTGGATTTGATCCCGCGGTGGTTGTTTATGCGGAGACCTGCACCGGACAGCCGTCGCAGGCAGAAACTCCTCCTCCTGCAGCGGCAGGGCCAAGGAATGACGTCACGGGTGCTTGGACCGGCAAACGCGACCCTCAGTACATCTACCAGCTGGTTCAGAGGGGAGGAAGAGTCCCGCAGACGCTTCTGTTATAAGGACTTAGAACTGGGAACGCTGTCCTCTGCGATCTCGCTTTCACTCCAGACCCCTTCGCCCTGCCCTCTAGCCACGACTCCGCCTACTCTGCAGAAATTCGGCCCTTCCTCTAGACTGGAGTTGGGCCTGGCTTCCAGGCAGCTTGGTGGAAGAGTTAATGTCACAAAGCGGCCTGACAACATGATGCCAGACAACCCGGGATTCCCCCTGTCCCCCAGTGTCCTGCAAGCTCTGGAGGGGGTTCACTACATAGCAGACCACCTGAGAGCAGAAGATGCTGACTTTAGC GTAAAAGAGGACTGGAAGTATGTTGCTATGGTAATAGACAGAATCTTCCTGTGGATGTTCATCATAGTTTGTTTGCTGGGCACAATCGGACTTTTTCTTCCGCCCTGGCTCGCGGGCATGATCTAA
- the chrna2b gene encoding neuronal acetylcholine receptor subunit alpha-2 isoform X1, whose product MMERFENQRFFLRISLLCIILCESISCCEKTHSHAEDELFKKLFDGYNKWSRPVPNTSDVVIVKFGLSIAQLIDVDEKNQMMTTNVWLKQEWNDYKLRWKPSDFDNVTSIRVPSELIWVPDIVLYNNADGEFAVTHMTKAHLFHTGKVRWVPPAIYKSSCSIDVTFFPFDQQNCKMKFGSWTYDKAKIDLERIENTVDLKDYWESGEWAIINAVGTYNTKKYDCCHEIYPDITYFFIIRRLPLFYTINLIIPCLLISCLTVLVFYLPSDCGEKITLCISVLLSLTVFLLLITEIIPSTSLVIPLIGEYLLFTMIFVTLSIVITVFVLNVHHRSPSTHKMPRWVHSVFLDLIPRWLFMRRPAPDSRRRQKLLLLQRQGQGMTSRVLGPANATLSTSTSWFRGEEESRRRFCYKDLELGTLSSAISLSLQTPSPCPLATTPPTLQKFGPSSRLELGLASRQLGGRVNVTKRPDNMMPDNPGFPLSPSVLQALEGVHYIADHLRAEDADFSVKEDWKYVAMVIDRIFLWMFIIVCLLGTIGLFLPPWLAGMI is encoded by the exons ATGATGGAGCGCTTTGAGAATCAGCGGTTCTTCCTGAGGATTTCTCTTCTCTGCATTATCCTATGTGAGTCAA TCTCTTGTTGTGAGAAGACTCATTCACACGCTGAAGATGAActctttaaaaagctgtttgATGGATACAACAAGTGGTCAAGGCCCGTACCAAACACCTCTGATGTTGTCATTGTCAAGTTTGGTTTGTCTATTGCCCAGCTGATTGATGTG GACGAGAAGAATCAGATGATGACAACAAATGTCTGGCTAAAGCAG GAGTGGAACGACTATAAACTACGCTGGAAACCTTCAGACTTCGACAATGTGACTTCCATCAGGGTTCCGTCAGAACTAATCTGGGTCCCGGATATAGTTTTGTACAACAA TGCAGACGGAGAGTTTGCGGTGACCCACATGACCAAAGCCCACCTCTTCCACACAGGTAAAGTGCGCTGGGTACCACCTGCCATCTACAAGAGCTCATGCAGCATCGATGTCACCTTCTTCCCCTTTGACCAGCAGAACTGCAAGATGAAATTCGGCTCGTGGACTTACGACAAAGCCAAGATCGACCTGGAGCGCATCGAGAACACGGTGGACTTAAAAGACTACTGGGAGAGCGGCGAGTGGGCCATCATCAATGCCGTGGGCACCTACAACACCAAGAAGTACGACTGCTGCCACGAGATCTACCCAGACATCACCTACTTCTTCATCATCCGCCGTCTGCCGCTCTTCTACACCATAAACCTCATCATCCCCTGCCTGCTCATCTCCTGCCTGACCGTGCTGGTCTTCTACCTCCCGTCAGATTGCGGTGAGAAGATCACGCTGTGCATCTCGGTCCTCCTCTCGCTCACCGTCTTCCTGCTGCTCATCACTGAAATAATCCCCTCCACCTCGCTCGTGATCCCGCTCATTGGCGAATACCTCCTCTTCACTATGATCTTTGTCACCCTGTCCATCGTCATCACCGTCTTCGTGCTTAACGTCCACCACCGCTCGCCCAGCACTCATAAGATGCCCCGTTGGGTTCACTCAGTCTTCTTGGATTTGATCCCGCGGTGGTTGTTTATGCGGAGACCTGCACCGGACAGCCGTCGCAGGCAGAAACTCCTCCTCCTGCAGCGGCAGGGCCAAGGAATGACGTCACGGGTGCTTGGACCGGCAAACGCGACCCTCAGTACATCTACCAGCTGGTTCAGAGGGGAGGAAGAGTCCCGCAGACGCTTCTGTTATAAGGACTTAGAACTGGGAACGCTGTCCTCTGCGATCTCGCTTTCACTCCAGACCCCTTCGCCCTGCCCTCTAGCCACGACTCCGCCTACTCTGCAGAAATTCGGCCCTTCCTCTAGACTGGAGTTGGGCCTGGCTTCCAGGCAGCTTGGTGGAAGAGTTAATGTCACAAAGCGGCCTGACAACATGATGCCAGACAACCCGGGATTCCCCCTGTCCCCCAGTGTCCTGCAAGCTCTGGAGGGGGTTCACTACATAGCAGACCACCTGAGAGCAGAAGATGCTGACTTTAGC GTAAAAGAGGACTGGAAGTATGTTGCTATGGTAATAGACAGAATCTTCCTGTGGATGTTCATCATAGTTTGTTTGCTGGGCACAATCGGACTTTTTCTTCCGCCCTGGCTCGCGGGCATGATCTAA